From Stegostoma tigrinum isolate sSteTig4 chromosome 4, sSteTig4.hap1, whole genome shotgun sequence, a single genomic window includes:
- the LOC125452533 gene encoding ribonucleoside-diphosphate reductase subunit M2, translating to MSVRTPLATKNENVVSTQMSKVCLKEDKENTPPSLSSTRVLASKTARKILVDADVSLKSEETDHSNLNDEPLLKENPRRFVIFPIQYHDIWRMYKKAEASFWTAEEVDLSKDLQHWESLKPEERHFISYVLAFFAASDGIVNENLVERFSQEVQITEARCFYGFQIAMENIHSEMYSLLIDTYIKDPKEREYLFNAIETLPCVKKKADWALCWIGDRQATFGERVVAFAAVEGIFFSGSFAAIFWLKKRGLMPGLTFSNELISRDEGLHCDFACLMFKHLVHKPSEERVRAVIRDAVQIEQEFLTESLPVNLIGMNCTLMKRYIEFVADRLMLELGFRKIYKAENPFDFMENISLEGKTNFFEKRVGEYQRMGVMANTADNSFTLDADF from the exons ATGTCAGTCCGCACTCCCCTCGCTACCAAGAATGAGAATGTCGTCTCTACACAAATGAGCAAAGTCTGCTTGAAGGAGGACAAGGAAAATACG CCGCCTTCTCTGAGTAGCACTCGGGTCTTAGCCAGTAAAACCGCCCGCAAGATTCTGGTGGACGCCGATGTATCA CTGAAATCAGAAGAAACAGATCACTCGAATTTAAACGATGAGCCTTTACTGAAAGAGAATCCGCGCCGTTTTGTTATCTTCCCCATTCAATACCACGACATCTGGCGGATGTATAAAAAAGCAGAGGCATCCTTTTGGACAGCAGAGGAA GTTGACCTTTCTAAAGATCTCCAACACTGGGAATCCCTGAAACCTGAAGAGAGACACTTCATTTCTTATGTACTGGCATTCTTTGCAGCAAGTGACGGCATTGTAAATGAGAACTTG GTGGAACGTTTCAGTCAAGAAGTGCAAATAACTGAAGCTCGTTGTTTCTATGGATTCCAAATTGCTATGGAAAATATTCACTCGGAAATGTACAGTCTTCTTATTGATACTTACATCAAGGATCCTAAGGAGAG AGAGTATCTGTTCAATGCAATTGAAACTTTACCTTGTGTGAAAAAGAAGGCTGACTGGGCACTGTGTTGGATTGGTGACCGCCAAGCAACATTTG GAGAACGAGTTGTAGCATTTGCTGCTGTTGAAGGAATATTTTTCTCTGGCTCCTTTGCTGCCATTTTTTGGTTGAAGAAACGAGGATTAATGCCTGGGCTAACATTCTCCAATGAGCTGATCAGCCGAGATGAG GGTCTACACTGTGATTTTGCCTGTCTTATGTTCAAGCACTTAGTGCATAAACCTTCAGAAGAAAGGGTACGGGCAGTCATTCGGGATGCTGTCCAAATTGAACAG GAATTTCTGACAGAATCTTTGCCAGTGAACCTGATTGGGATGAACTGCACCTTAATGAAACGTTACATTGAGTTTGTAGCTGACAGACTGATGTTGGAACTGGGTTTTAGGAAG ATCTACAAAGCAGAGAATCCATTTGACTTCATGGAGAATATCTCACTGGAAGGCAAAACCAACTTTTTTGAGAAGCGAGTTGGCGAGTACCAGAGAATGGGTGTGATGGCTAATACAGCTGACAATTCATTCACACTGGATGCTGACTTTTAA